ACCTTGTGGATCTGCACAGCGTTCTCGGCATGCTCGCCGCCGGGGAGACCCACCGTAGCCGGCTCGTCCGTGCCGTCGAGCTGCCCCTCCCTTCCGTCAGCGAGTGTGGTGGCCGGGCTGGCCAGGAGCCCCAGGTCACTGTGGTTGGTGACGGCTGAGAGCAGGTGGCCGCTGGTGGGCTCGGCATCCTCGCACAGGTGGAAGGCGTACACGGCGTCTAGGACGTCCTCGCCCTGCGCGTACTCCGGGCTGGCGCACTGTAAGTTGCCATCGTAGCGCCCCTGGAAGCTGCTGAGCCATGAGGCCAGGGCGCACACGTTGCGCCCACAGTCCCATAGGTTCCCGGCCAAAGTGATGCTTGTCAGCGATTTCCAGGAGTTGAGGATCCGGGGCTCGATATAGGTGAGGCGGTTGGAGTCCAGCTGCAGAGACTGCAGGTGCGGCACGGTCTCGAACACATGGGGCTCCATGTACTCGATCTCGTTGCCAGACAGGTCCATTTTCTCCAGGTTCCAAACCCAGTCCAGCGAGCTAACCACAATGGCCACCTTGTTCCTcttcaggcagagggagtgcAGGGAGATGAGGCGTGGGAAGTGGGCGAAGTTCACCTTGACCAAGTCGTTGTGCTCCAGGTGCAGCTCGGTAAGCTTGAACAAGCCGGCGAAAGAGTTGCGCGCCAGACTCTTGAGCTGATTGTATCCGATGTCAAGAAACTTGAGGCTGCGGCAGTCCTGGAAGATGCGTACCGGCACGAACTGGATAGCGTTGGACCGCATGTGCAGCGTGGTGAGCTTCCGCAGCCCGTGGAAGAGGTCGGGCGCCAGCGCCTGCAGCTTGTTGTACGAGAGGTCCACGCTGCGCAGGTTGGGCATGGGCCGGAAGGTGGTGTTGGCCAGTTGGGTGATCTGGTTGGAACTCAGTGTGAGTTCCTTAACTCGGCGCAGTTTCTGAAAGGCGTCCCCCTGCACCGAGCAGATGTGATTGTGATCCAGATAGAGCCACGTGAGCTGCATTAACCCCGTGAACTGGCCGGCGCGCAGCTCCGAGAGGCTGTTGTAGCGCAGGGACAAGCCCAGCAGGCCGGACAGGTTGTGGGGCGCCTCGGTGAGGTTGAGCGCCTCGCAGTACAGCAGCCGCCCCTCGCACCGGCACAGCTGAGGGCACCCGCTGGGGGCGGCGGGCAGCATCTGAAAGCAGGCCCCCAGCAGACACAAGACCACCCCCGAgggcctcctcagcagccagtaTAGACAGAGACCGAGCAGCAGGAAATCCATTAGCGAGAATCTTTCCAGAGAGGCTGGAGAATGTCCATTGGAAGCGCTCGGTCAGAAATCTACATCATATTTTATTCcaagggagggggagcaggggagggggagaaaagggcaaaatcaaataaatatattgaaataaagaaggaccccccctccccaaagccACACGTTCACCTCTAAGCATGCAGAAAGCTGGGCAGCATAGAAAGTTCACAGCCACGGAAAGATCAAAGAGATGGTGATTTGGTCCATGTTAGATGCTGCAgcaaagaaaagggaggaaaaaaaaaatcttcgggaaagaatttaattaaaaagtgtCTTACCCACCCTTTTCCAGAGAGTGACAACCTCCATTCAGCTGCTCCCTTTGTGTGCAGGCTAATTATATGCAGGGCGAGAGAAGACCCCTCTGTGTTTCCGAGGCAGCCCCGGTCCGCGGCCGGCGGATCTGGCAGGCGCACAATGTCTCACTTTGCTGCTCGGCTCTGGGCTGCAAGGGCGGCTGGCGAGGCGGGGAGGCGACTTCTAGGACCCGCAAGTTTCCCAACTACGTGCCGGCGCTGGGCTTCGCCTTCCTGCTGCTGTCCTTTCCCTCTGCAGTTCGGACTGTGAcgttgtgggaaaaaaaaaaaactccaaactCGGGGCTCACGACTCCCCTGGATTTGGCAGTCTGGTTAATGTCCGTCATTGGAAAGGACCACTGACCGGGGCCACCTTTTACTCCGCGGAGACCGCCTGCCATTCGCGCCCGGGGCGGCTGCGGAGAGCCCGCTCGCTCATGCTTTTCGGGCGGCGGGGAGgtgcgggcggcgggcggcgcgggcggcggcgcggggagCGGGGAGCGGCGCCCGGGCTCCTTCCCTCCGCCAGGCTGTGTGCGGCGCGAGCTTGCACAGGCACCTACTGCTCACTGAGTGTCGTAAGCTGCTCACGATTGTGCGTCTTCCCGGAGCACCTCAGACATGGGCAGATTGAAAAGGGGTGGGCATAAAACCAACATTTTACCGAGCCACTAAAGTAATATATGTTCTTTGATGAAACGGAAAACACT
This genomic interval from Mustela lutreola isolate mMusLut2 chromosome 9, mMusLut2.pri, whole genome shotgun sequence contains the following:
- the LRRTM1 gene encoding leucine-rich repeat transmembrane neuronal protein 1, which gives rise to MDFLLLGLCLYWLLRRPSGVVLCLLGACFQMLPAAPSGCPQLCRCEGRLLYCEALNLTEAPHNLSGLLGLSLRYNSLSELRAGQFTGLMQLTWLYLDHNHICSVQGDAFQKLRRVKELTLSSNQITQLANTTFRPMPNLRSVDLSYNKLQALAPDLFHGLRKLTTLHMRSNAIQFVPVRIFQDCRSLKFLDIGYNQLKSLARNSFAGLFKLTELHLEHNDLVKVNFAHFPRLISLHSLCLKRNKVAIVVSSLDWVWNLEKMDLSGNEIEYMEPHVFETVPHLQSLQLDSNRLTYIEPRILNSWKSLTSITLAGNLWDCGRNVCALASWLSSFQGRYDGNLQCASPEYAQGEDVLDAVYAFHLCEDAEPTSGHLLSAVTNHSDLGLLASPATTLADGREGQLDGTDEPATVGLPGGEHAENAVQIHKVVTGTMALIFSFLIVVLVLYVSWKCFPASLRQLRQCFVTQRRKQKQKQTMHQMAAMSAQEYYVDYKPNHIEGALVIINEYGSCTCHQQPARECEV